One Vulpes lagopus strain Blue_001 chromosome 17, ASM1834538v1, whole genome shotgun sequence DNA segment encodes these proteins:
- the PLAAT1 gene encoding phospholipase A and acyltransferase 1, which produces MAFNDCFSLSYPGNPQQGDLIEVFRSGYQHWALYLGDGYVINIAPLEDGISASFTSAKSVFSKKALVKMQLLKDVVGNDSYRINNKYDGTYSPLPVEEVMQRSEMVIGQEVEYDILVNNCEHFVTLLRYGEGVSEQANQAISTIGFMTAAACAFSLLGLFPKRQRAKYY; this is translated from the exons ATGGCGTTTAATGATTGCTTTAGTTTGAGCTATCCTGGTAACCCCCAGCAAGGAGACTTGATTGAAGTATTTCGTTCTGGCTATCAGCACTGGGCACTGTACTTGGGTGATGGTTATGTTATCAACATAGCACCTCTAG AGGATGGCATTTCTGCATCATTTACAAGTGCCAAGTCTGTCTTCAGCAAGAAGGCCCTGGTGAAGATGCAACTGCTGAAGGATGTTGTGGGAAATGATAGCTAcagaataaacaataaatacGATGGGACATACTCCCCTCTCCCTGTGGAAGAAGTCATGCAACGGTCAGAGATGGTTATTGGACAGGAGGTGGAATATGACATTCTTGTCAACAACTGTGAGCATTTTGTGACTTTGCTTCGCTATGGAGAAGGAGTTTCAGAGCAG gccaACCAAGCAATAAGTACCATTGGGTTTATGACAGCTGCTGCTTGTGCCTTCTCACTCCTGGGCTTGTTTCCAAAAAGACAAAGAGCAAAATACTATTAA